One genomic window of Chelonia mydas isolate rCheMyd1 chromosome 27, rCheMyd1.pri.v2, whole genome shotgun sequence includes the following:
- the CWC25 gene encoding pre-mRNA-splicing factor CWC25 homolog, whose translation MGGGDLNLKKSWHPQTLRNVEKVWKAEQKHEAERKKIEELQRELREERAREEMQRYAEDVGAVKKKEEKLDWMYQGPGGMVNREEYLMGRPVDKYVFEKMEDKEAGCSTETGLLPGSIFAPTGANSVLDMASKIREDPLFMIRKREEEKKREVLNNPVKMKKIKELLQSSLERKEKKKKKEKKKKHKKRRHQSSSSESTSGDDEQSRARSKKMDSSWEPFHPKVPGYGLQSRDPDHNHRPRRSPAAGQERATHKHRDRARSRSQSGSPKRDTGKKSTGEEESEHRRSRSPPRHGEQYSTRVDRKEKERARSPSPKKGYRRQHASGYTRKISAEELERKRQEMLENAKWREEERANNVRRHRKEEEREQELEKLRSRDGKFLHHIKLESASTSSVEDRVKRNIHSIQRTPAALEKHFMQR comes from the exons ATGGGGGGCGGAGACCTG AATCTGAAGAAGAGCTGGCATCCCCAGACTCTGCGCAATGTGGAGAAGGTGTGGAAGGCAGAGCAGAAACATGAAGCCGAGCGGAAGAAGATTGAGGAGCTGCAGCGGGAGCTGCGGGAGGAGCGAGCCCGGGAGGAAATGCAGCGCTATGCGGAGGATGTGGGAGCTGTCAA gaaaaaagaagAGAAGTTGGACTGGATGTACCAGGGTCCCGGGGGTATGGTGAACAGAGAAGAGTATCTGATGGGCCGCCCTGTGGACAAATACGTCTTTGAGAAGATGGAAGACAAAGAGGCAGGTTGTTCCACTGAAACAGGACTTCTCCCAGGCTCCATTTTTGCCCCCACAGGTGCCAATTCTGTCCTAGACATGGCAAGCAAAATCCGGGAGGATCCACTTTTCATGATAAG gaaaagagaggaagagaaaaaaagagaagtttTGAATAATCctgtaaaaatgaagaaaatcaaAGAACTG TTGCAGAGCAGcttggaaagaaaggaaaagaagaagaagaaggagaagaaaaagaagcacAAGAAACGCAGACATCAAAGTTCTAGCAGCGAAAGCACCAGCGGCGATGATGAGCAAAGCCGAGCGAG ATCCAAGAAGATGGATAGTTCTTGGGAACCTTTTCATCCCAAAGTCCCAGGATACGGCTTACAG AGTAGAGACCCTGACCACAATCACAGGCCTCGGCGCTctccagctgctggccaggaaagAGCCACTCACAAACACCGAGACCGCGCTAGGTCAAGGAGCCAGTCCGGGTCTCCTAAGAGAGACACTGGCAAGAAGAGTACAGGGGAGGAAGAGTCTGAGCACAGGAGGTCAAGATCTCCGCCTAGGCATGGTGAACA GTACAGCACCAGGGTggacaggaaagaaaaagaaagggctaGGAGCCCTTCCCCTAAAAAAGGATACCGACGACAGCATGCTTCAGGGTATACTAG AAAGATCTCCGCCGAGGAGCTAGAGCGTAAGCGTCAGGAAATGTTGGAAAACGCCAAGTGGCGGGAAGAGGAGAGAGCGAACAATGTCAGGAGACACCGAAAGGAGGAGGAGCGGGAACAAGAACTGGAGAAACTCCGCTCCCGAGATGGGAAATTCCTACA CCACATAAAACTGGAGAGTGCATCCACTTCCTCTGTTGAGGATCGGGTCAAACGCAACATCCACTCCATCCAGAGAACACCAGCTGCCCTGGAAAAACACTTTATGCAGAGATGA